The segment TAGTGGGCTTTGGGGCTGAAAAGGTAAAAGAACAACTTGGAGGCAAAAGTCAATTTGTCATTCAAGAACAACAGCTAGGAACAGGTCACGCTGTTCAAATGGCTGCACCTTTAATCAAGGATAAACAAGGAACAACTATCGTTATTTGTGGGGATACACCACTTCTTACAGCAGAAACTTTAAATTCCTTGTTGCAGCATCACGAGGAGTCAAAAGCTAAGGCGACAGTATTAACCGCTTGTGTTGAGGATCCGACAGGCTACGGAAGAATTATTAGAGATGAAAACGGACTTGTTGAGCGGATTGTCGAACAAAAAGACGCCTCAGAACAGGAACAAAGCATTCAAGAAATTAATACTGGAACCTATTGTTTTGATAATGAAGCTCTGTTCTCTGCCTTAGAGAAGGTATCTAATGATAATGCTCAAGGTGAATACTATTTACCTGATGTTATGGGAATATTAAGAAGACAAAACGAAATTATTAGTGCCTATCAAACCCCTCATTTTGAAGAAACCATAGGAGTGAATGATCGAGTTGCCTTATCAGAAGCAGAACGAATCATGCGCCGACGGATTAATCGTAAACATATGAAAAATGGAGTTACCATTCTAGATCCAGAAAATACTTATATCGATAGTGATGTGCAAATAGGCCGTGATACGATCGTCCATCCAGGTACTATAATAAAAGGAAATACGGTGATTGGGGAAGATGTAGAGATCGGACCTCACTCTGAAATTCGTGATTGTCAAATAGGAAATGGAACAGTGATTAAGCAAAGTGTTGCTCATGATAGTCAAATTGGGGAGCGGGTACAGATAGGGCCGTTTGCCCATATTAGACTAGAAACTTCCATTGAAGACCAAGCTAGAATTGGAAATTTTGTTGAAATGAAAAAAACAGCATTTGGTAAGGGCTCTAAAGCCTCCCATTTAAGCTATATTGGTGATGCTGAAATAGGAGAATCAGTTAACTTAGGTTGTGGTTCTATTACGGTTAATTATGATGGAAAAAATAAATATAAGACAGTGGTAGAGGACCATGCATTTATTGGGTGTAATGCAAATTTAGTAGCACCAGTGATTATTGGAAAAGGTGCCTTTGTTGCAGCTGGGTCGACAATTAATAAAAATGTACCAGCAGAGGCTTTATCTATTGCTAGAGCGCGTCAAACAAATAAAGAAGGTTATGCAGCTAAGATTCAGCAAAAGAAAAAAGATTAATGGAGGTTTCCAACATGTCTCATCGGTATGAAGATCAATCCTTAAAAGTATTTTCTTTGAATTCAAATCCATCTCTAGCTAAAGAAATTGCAGAGCGCATAGGTGTAGAATTGGGAAAATGTTCTGTTTCTCATTTCAGTGACGGAGAAATCCAAATTAATATTGAGGAAAGTATTCGTGGTTGTGATGTTTATGTAGTTCAATCTACTAGTGCTCCAGTAAATCAGCATATTATGGAACTTTTAATTATGATCGATGCTTTGAAGAGAGCATCTGCAAAATCGATTAACATTGTTATCCCTTATTATGGCTATGCTCGACAGGATAGAAAAGCTAGAGCGCGAGAGCCAATTACATCTAAGCTTGTAGCTAATTTAATTGAAACAGCAGGAGCTACTCGAGTCATTATGTTAGATCTTCATGCTCCACAAATTCAAGGGTTCTTTGATATTCCTAATGACCATTTGTTAGGAGTACCTATTTTATCGGATTATTTTCAAGGAAAGAATATGGAGGAAATCGTTATTGTCTCTCCTGACCATGGTGGAGTAACTAGAGCTAGAAAAATGGCGGATCGATTAAAAGCACCAATTGCTATTATTGATAAACGTCGTCCTAAACCAAATGTAGCAGAAGTGATGAACATTGTAGGAAATATCGAAGGAAAAACAGCTATTATTATTGATGATATCATTGATACAGCTGGTACTATTACTCTTGCAGCTAATGCCTTAGTGGAAAACGGGGCTACTGAGGTTTATGCGGCTTGCACACATCCAGTGCTATCGGGACCTGCCATAGAACGGATCAATAATTCCAAAATTAAAGAACTAGTGATTACGAACACGATTCCATTGCCAGAGGAAAAGCAGAGTGATAAAATCACAGTTCTTTCAGTTGCACCTCTCATTAGTG is part of the Bacillaceae bacterium S4-13-56 genome and harbors:
- a CDS encoding ribose-phosphate diphosphokinase, which translates into the protein MSHRYEDQSLKVFSLNSNPSLAKEIAERIGVELGKCSVSHFSDGEIQINIEESIRGCDVYVVQSTSAPVNQHIMELLIMIDALKRASAKSINIVIPYYGYARQDRKARAREPITSKLVANLIETAGATRVIMLDLHAPQIQGFFDIPNDHLLGVPILSDYFQGKNMEEIVIVSPDHGGVTRARKMADRLKAPIAIIDKRRPKPNVAEVMNIVGNIEGKTAIIIDDIIDTAGTITLAANALVENGATEVYAACTHPVLSGPAIERINNSKIKELVITNTIPLPEEKQSDKITVLSVAPLISEAIIRVHERQSISILFD
- the glmU gene encoding bifunctional UDP-N-acetylglucosamine diphosphorylase/glucosamine-1-phosphate N-acetyltransferase GlmU, whose amino-acid sequence is MINRFAVVLAAGQGTRMKSKLYKVLHPVCGKPMVEHVVDQLRLSQFTEIVTVVGFGAEKVKEQLGGKSQFVIQEQQLGTGHAVQMAAPLIKDKQGTTIVICGDTPLLTAETLNSLLQHHEESKAKATVLTACVEDPTGYGRIIRDENGLVERIVEQKDASEQEQSIQEINTGTYCFDNEALFSALEKVSNDNAQGEYYLPDVMGILRRQNEIISAYQTPHFEETIGVNDRVALSEAERIMRRRINRKHMKNGVTILDPENTYIDSDVQIGRDTIVHPGTIIKGNTVIGEDVEIGPHSEIRDCQIGNGTVIKQSVAHDSQIGERVQIGPFAHIRLETSIEDQARIGNFVEMKKTAFGKGSKASHLSYIGDAEIGESVNLGCGSITVNYDGKNKYKTVVEDHAFIGCNANLVAPVIIGKGAFVAAGSTINKNVPAEALSIARARQTNKEGYAAKIQQKKKD